In Oryzias melastigma strain HK-1 linkage group LG6, ASM292280v2, whole genome shotgun sequence, the DNA window acgtcggatgcccttcctgacacaactctctgtatttatccgggcttgggaccggcacaatgagaccttggcttgggccccctcgtggctccaagaagccaaaattccctAGACTTCTATAGACCAGGTTCCTGCAGGGTCCAAAAAGTCTTAGAAGCATTGAATTTACTAATTAGGagtaatactttaaaaaaacctaaaaaaaaatgtcttgaatttTGAGATCCgagccttaaaaattgtgctgtGTAAAACTTTTCCATTTCTTGTCGCTTAAGCATCATGGCACAGACCTCAAAACAAGATACTAAActacagttttaatcctaaaatgggaataaaggaataaaatggGAACTAGGCTGATAAATTGCTCTTAATTTTTGAGGTGCGTGGcgttaaaaatgtctttaaagtcTGAAATTTAATTTCTAGAAGTTTGTAGCAACCCTGTATAGAGAAAGAACAGCTGTggcattctattggtcagaataaccatcctTAATCTGATATCATCTTAACATCTTCTCAACAAttctctgtttttatatttttggtagtTGAAGTTATaaatggaccaatcagatgcttcaataataGCATGCGGTTCCGTGTTGAACATTCAAAGTGTTTGACGTTTGTGTATatccttccaacaagctcactcctgattggttagagtggttgtcatagaaactaGGGCTgagaatcactgggtacctcaaaatattgatattgcaaTAGtgtgataattggtaaaaaattgTTTCTAATAACTCATATTATACAGAAGGAGacatattttaggaaaatatatccccatttattttttagcttaaacacaatcataataaacaacttgtgtcttattttatacaataaataatagacacttgtgcaaatcagtaatactttgtctttgacaagcattgacaccaattgaatttgaattatctgtaatattcagtgttaacaataataaacatgaacagcagtgacactacttagcaaaaatgaaataacttaAGTAGCTGCCAGATACATTAGTGCTCACAACACAGTCTCCCaacgtgcgccccctatctacctccaaaggaacttctcaccaaaggatgatgaatataaccTTTTACAGTCTCTTCAAATGACAGTAAAAGATCGATTCTTAAGAATCAGTCACAAGACTGAATGTCGTGATATATCACAGTATGGATATTTTGTCCCATCTCTAATAGAGACGTTGACTCAGggccgacttggaccaatcactgcttctgatgtcgtctggttccaacatgacgACGTCCGGGTTGTAAAAAAATGGCGACCgagttgacttcatttcattgaatCTAGGTgtaaactattttctatttttaaattcactcagtccagttctcatgtacagtcaatgtcTAAACAAACACACCAGTAGGCACCCTGATTGACTTACCTTTACCTTAAGTgcaaacaaatctaaatacctaaacagagagacagaagcgTCCCTTCCCCTTCATAAACATGTATAACTGAGCTGAAGCATTGACCTGTACTTGTCTGGTGTTGGTCTTCTCCTCCCTCCAGATCAACAAGGACGACGGTGTGGTAGAGGCCTCTCGTATCATGAATCTGTACCAGTTCCTCCAGCTGTACCGTGACATCACCAGCCAGGCCGCCGAGGTGTTCTCTGCAGAAGGAGCCACATCCGCCCAGCTGCCCTCCACAGACTCCTGCCAGGCCAGCATGTGGATGGGGAGGtcagtgcacacacacacactcgtccTGGATTTGCTTTGAATCattttacatccattttgcATTTCCATACATATTTATGACAGTGAGGGATTACTTCCCAGGCAAATCCTCCAAGTGCAAGCTATCAGCACTGATTCAACATAAATCCTCTTATTCTAAGAGGGGTAATCCATGGTTTGGAAAAGTGATGGCTTCCTCTATAGAAAATAATTAGAAGTTGAACCCTTTTCTGTGTGCGTCTGCATGCAGAGTGAAGGAGCTGACAGACCAGGAGGAGTGCTGCATCTGCATGGATGGCAAAGCCGACCTCATCCTGCCCTGTGCTCACAGCTTCTGTCAGAAATGCATCGACAAATGGTAAGCTGCGTTTCTCCTGAAACCCTTGGAAAGTTTTCACAATCCAGCATGCTCCTTTGATTCTGCAggagtgggcggagccaaaacTGCCCAATATGCCGTCTGCAAGTGACCGCTGCCAACGACTCGTGGGTGATGTCGGATTTCCCCACGGAGCAGGACGTGGCCCGATACATCCTCAACCTGGCTGACGAGGCAGGTCACCCTCACAGGCCTTAACGCAGTCACAACCTGTGTGGCGTTCTTATGGGAAAGCGGCCCAACGAGCACACCTCACACGCTGAAACACAGAGAGTCACTTTCACTGTGAGAACACGGTTCCTGGTGAGAAACACCAGGAGACAGCTGCAGGTTTTCATGCTCTATTCTCACACTAACTGTACCCAGACGTACAAACTCCCAGAATGCTTTGTGTGATCCAAATATTGGTGATGCTGTGTTTGCTTTTGAGTGTCtgactcatttttttatctgtaaagaTATAGTTTCATGGatgacaaatatttatatatagataCAGAAATTGAATAGCTTTTCTTTcacataaaactaaaagaatATTTCCTTCAGTACTGTGAcatttatggggaaaaaattccatgtttggaggtttttttgtttgtttttagcactTCAAGGAAGTAATCTTTGTTTAAATGCATGTTGCCTTTTATTAATGTGAACGGGAAAAAGCAGAAGGTCAGTATTTTCTATTCAGAGATTTCCTCACTAAGACTCGTATTCTAAAATTTAATAGAGTAGgttgacattttgaaaataagcctattaatattttagcctttcCACACACACAACTGAACACATCCTGGCTATTTGTTAAATCTGAATCAAGGTTCTGTGCAGTTCTGTGTggccatttttaatttaaaaaatctccttttagTTCCTGTTCTTGTTGATTTTGATCTATGGCCTTCTTAATCCCagagcatcattgggaagctactcggggaaaatgtttgaaatagaagttgtaaatcaactttttttgactgtttttctctataaatggggctttaaaagtgctgtctgttggtcgtTGCCAAAttttgccaaattaaaataaacttatttaattcctgaaaatatagtcaaaactgtcccctacaggttgaatcaaggAATGAATTGAAATtgacagttgaattttgtgattggtcagctAGTCTAAGTCCCGCATCATCTCAGAATTttgacgtcatcatgctctgcggctccagtataaaagccccgcccatctatgattctgtaacggtggtttgttgtcatgttagctttagcatttctGTAAGGTGTATCGTCATTATATCCACAAAACTCTgccctggtgatggatttgatgaacatttcactctggattgttcGTTtgatacgttagcctttattagctatgatgctagcagcattttatcACTCTCAGA includes these proteins:
- the rnf141 gene encoding RING finger protein 141 isoform X2, whose amino-acid sequence is MKSKLAAGQQKHLLFEVQPGSDASALWKVAVRIVCTKINKDDGVVEASRIMNLYQFLQLYRDITSQAAEVFSAEGATSAQLPSTDSCQASMWMGRVKELTDQEECCICMDGKADLILPCAHSFCQKCIDKWSGRSQNCPICRLQVTAANDSWVMSDFPTEQDVARYILNLADEAGHPHRP
- the rnf141 gene encoding RING finger protein 141 isoform X1, whose product is MGQQISGQAVINHLPEKLVKHAGLVRDSGYLTYEEFLARVAELNEVTAKLAAGQQKHLLFEVQPGSDASALWKVAVRIVCTKINKDDGVVEASRIMNLYQFLQLYRDITSQAAEVFSAEGATSAQLPSTDSCQASMWMGRVKELTDQEECCICMDGKADLILPCAHSFCQKCIDKWSGRSQNCPICRLQVTAANDSWVMSDFPTEQDVARYILNLADEAGHPHRP